Below is a genomic region from Billgrantia tianxiuensis.
AAGGCCACGCCGGCGCCGGTCATCTGACCGATGACGTAGGTCACCGAAGCCACGATCAGACACACGACGGCAACGATGCGAGCCGTCTTGCTGTAGAAGCGGTCACCGATGAAGTCGGGTACGGTGAACTTGCCGAACTTACGCAGGTAAGGGGCCAGCAGCATGGCCAGGATCACGTAGCCGCCGGTCCAGCCCATCAGGAAGGTCGAGTTGGCATAGCCGCCGGAGGCCAGCAGGCCTGCCATGGAGATGAAGGATGCCGCGGACATCCAGTCGGCCGCCGTGGCCATGCCGTTGGTGACCGGATGGACACCGCCGCCGGCGACATAGAAGTCCTTGGTCGAGCCGGCACGTGCCCAGATGGCGATGCCGATATAGAGGGCAAACGAGCCGCCCACGAAGAGAAGGTTGATGGCAAACTGACTCATGCTGGCTTACTCCCCGAGGCCGAACTTCTGGTCGAGCTTGTTCATCTTCCAGGCGTAGAAGAAGATCAAGCCGATGAAGGTCAGGATGGAACCCTGCTGAGCAAACCAGAATCCGAGATCGGTACCGCCGATCGGGATGCCGGAAAGGAGGGGGCGAAACAGGATGGCGCAGCCGTAGGAGACGAATGCCCAGACGATCATGCATCCAGTGATCAGGCGTACGTTCGCCTTCCAGTATGCAGCAGCATTGATTTTATCATCTGCCATAGTGATGCTCTCCACTTGTTGTTGAGGTTGGGAAGTCGCACAGAGAGTTGCCAGGTTTCATCAGGAGGTTCGCACAAAGCGAGTCGAGTCGGGTGGTGTGGACAATGGCGCTGGCAAGCGCCTGTGTTCCCCATTGCTCCCTGCGGACGAGCCGCACTTCCCACCATATCGAGTAACCGATCGTCGAGTCGCATTATCAAGGTACGATTGCCCTGCATGACTCATGAGCAATAGTGGTCAATAAATGAGAAAAATAAAATCCCAGACTTTGGTATCATGAGAAAACTTCGATGCTATCAGTGGCAATTTTTTCTATTAAAAACAATTGCTTGATGTGTGTGCATGAGTAATGTTGCAGTATTGCCGCCATGGCGATAGGACGATTGTCTAGCATTGGACCTTTGTCTATGTCTCTTCTCCGTAAGACCATTGTCTAGTGAAGTATTGCTGTCATCTACATTCCCCTCCTTGGACGTTGGTCTAGGTTATGTCTTAAAAGTCGAGACTGTTATCCTGCCACGAGAAGTCGTGCTCGATGTGGGTGGCATAGGAAGTTAAGGAACGTTTCTTTTCGGACTCGTCCAGGGATGACGGCGATGAGGGCCGCGCAACGAGGGCAATAGCATGGTCGATGTCGATCTCTCCCAACCGCCGTTCTCCTTTCTGGATGACGAAGGGCGCGAGCGTATCCGCAATGGCATCGACCTGGCCTACTTCGATCGTAACGAGATCATTCTCGAAACCGGCCAGCCGGGTGAGTACGTCTTTCTCATTCACAAGGGCGAGGTGGCCGAGCTGGACACCACGCAGCCGGGGGCTCGTGAGCGGATCGGCCACTATACGGCTGGCGATCTGTTCGGTGCCATCAGCATTCTCAACGGCAAGAGCCGTTACCGCTTCCGGGCGGAACAGGAGAGCCTCTGCTACCTGTTGCCCAAGGCACTGTTCCTGCAGCTATGTGACGACTATCCCCCCTTTGCCGAGTTCTTTCGCCAGACCCTGGCCCACAAGACACGTTTGCTGACCGAGCAGCGCGCCGAGGGCGGCGTGACCATGGCCGGCTTCATGCTGGCGCGAGTCAGCGAATGCATGCGACCGCCGCTGTGCATGGGGCCGGAGGCAACCATTGCCGAGGCGGTGGCGAGGCTGCACGAGAGCCACGCCGATAGTCTGCTGGTAGAGGGGGAGAGTGGAGCGGGCATGGTCACCAAGACCGACCTGCTCGAAGCGCTGGTGTTGCAGGACTGCGAGAAGCAGAGCCCATTACAGGAGATCGCGCATTTCGAACTGGTCACGGTACGCCCCGATCAGTACCTGTTCGAAGTACTGGTGATGATGACCCGCCACAAGGTGGAGCGTGTCGTGGTCATGGAGCAGGCGAGTCCCATCGGTGTGGTGGAACTCACCGACGTGCTCAGCTATTTCTCCAGCCGCAGCTATGTCGTCAGCCTGCAGGTGGAGCAGGCGGAAAGCCTCGATGCTCTGTTTCGCGCCAGTCATCGCACGCCTGAACTGGTCAAGGCGCTCATGGCTCAGGGGGTCAAGCTGCGCTTCGCCATGGGCCTGCTGGCGGCGCTCAACGGGCGCATCATGTCCAAGGCATGGGGGTTTCTGATCGACGAGCGCTATCACCGCGACAGTTGCCTGATGGTGATGGGCAGCGAAGGTCGTGGTGAGCAGATCCTCAAGACCGATCAGGACAACGGTTTGATTCTTGCCGATGGGCTGGAATGGCCCGATGTGGGCGAACAGATGCAGCGCCTGACCGAGACGTTGATCGAACTCGGCTATCCTCCTTGTCCCGGTAACATCATGGTCAGCAACTCCGAGTGGGTGGGCTCCGTCAGCCAGTGGCGCGAGCGCATTGCGCGCTGGGCGCAGAAACGGGATGGCGACAGCCTGATGAAGCTTGCCATCATGCTCGACTCCCATGCGGTGGCGGGCAATCCCGCGCTGCTCGAGCGGGTTCGCGAAGCGCTATTCGAACAATGCTCCCGCGACGAAATCCTGCTCTCCTATTTCGCTCGCACGGCGCTGCGCTTCTCCACGCCGCTGACCCTGTTCGGGTCGCTGAAGAAGCCTCAGCACGGCATCGACATAAAGAAAGGCGGCATTTTTCCCATCGTCCATGGGGTGCGCACCATGGCGCTGGAGCGCCGCATCAAGCCCACTTCCACGCTGGAGCGGCTCGAGGCCCTGGCGGCGGATGGTCGGCTGGAGGAACGCATCGCCGAGGATCTTGCCGAGGCGCTGTCGCTATTCACCGAGTTGAGACTGAAACAGCAACTGGAACGCCTGGACGGAGATAACGCCAGCAAGAGCCCGGATCGCGTCGTGGTCCAGCAGCTGTCGTCGCTGGAGCGCGACCTGCTGCGCGAGGCATTGCATATCGTCAAGGATTTCAAGCAGAGCCTGTCGCAGCGCTACCACCTCGAATACTCATGAGGCCGTGCCTGCGAAGGTCAATGCGGAATTAATGAAGGAGGAAACCACGGCATGTTTCGTGCGCTACGCCGGGCCAAGGATCGCCGCCGCCACGCTGACGGTGAGTATGGCTGGCTCTTTCACCCCTACACCGGGGATGAGCTCGTTGCCATCGACTGTGAAACCACCGGTGTCGATACGCGTACTGCCGAGCCCGTATCGATCGGAGCGGTCAAGGTGCGCGGTGACAGGGTGCTGACCAGTGAGTCGCTCGATTTGCGTCTCAAGCGTCCCGCTTCGCTGACGGGCGACTCCATTCGCGTGCACGGCCTGCGCGGTGTCGATCTGGACGATGGGGTGAGTCTCGACGAGGCATTGGTGACGCTGCTCGACTTTATCGGCAATCGTCCGTTGCTGGGCTGGCGGCTCGACTTCGACCTGGCCATTCTCAACCGCCAGCTACGGCCGCGCTTCGGCTTCGATCTGCCCAATAGCGGGATCGACGTGGCCCAGCTCTACCATCGCCAACTGCGCCGCAGCGTGATGGAACCCGAGCCTCGCCCGCAGCGCTTCGAGGCGGTGGCCGAGTCGCTC
It encodes:
- a CDS encoding DUF4212 domain-containing protein, whose protein sequence is MADDKINAAAYWKANVRLITGCMIVWAFVSYGCAILFRPLLSGIPIGGTDLGFWFAQQGSILTFIGLIFFYAWKMNKLDQKFGLGE
- a CDS encoding putative nucleotidyltransferase substrate binding domain-containing protein, whose product is MVDVDLSQPPFSFLDDEGRERIRNGIDLAYFDRNEIILETGQPGEYVFLIHKGEVAELDTTQPGARERIGHYTAGDLFGAISILNGKSRYRFRAEQESLCYLLPKALFLQLCDDYPPFAEFFRQTLAHKTRLLTEQRAEGGVTMAGFMLARVSECMRPPLCMGPEATIAEAVARLHESHADSLLVEGESGAGMVTKTDLLEALVLQDCEKQSPLQEIAHFELVTVRPDQYLFEVLVMMTRHKVERVVVMEQASPIGVVELTDVLSYFSSRSYVVSLQVEQAESLDALFRASHRTPELVKALMAQGVKLRFAMGLLAALNGRIMSKAWGFLIDERYHRDSCLMVMGSEGRGEQILKTDQDNGLILADGLEWPDVGEQMQRLTETLIELGYPPCPGNIMVSNSEWVGSVSQWRERIARWAQKRDGDSLMKLAIMLDSHAVAGNPALLERVREALFEQCSRDEILLSYFARTALRFSTPLTLFGSLKKPQHGIDIKKGGIFPIVHGVRTMALERRIKPTSTLERLEALAADGRLEERIAEDLAEALSLFTELRLKQQLERLDGDNASKSPDRVVVQQLSSLERDLLREALHIVKDFKQSLSQRYHLEYS
- a CDS encoding 3'-5' exonuclease; amino-acid sequence: MFRALRRAKDRRRHADGEYGWLFHPYTGDELVAIDCETTGVDTRTAEPVSIGAVKVRGDRVLTSESLDLRLKRPASLTGDSIRVHGLRGVDLDDGVSLDEALVTLLDFIGNRPLLGWRLDFDLAILNRQLRPRFGFDLPNSGIDVAQLYHRQLRRSVMEPEPRPQRFEAVAESLGVPVMGRNTALGDAVTTALMYLRLERAGVPDRCEA